ACTTATGAGTACTCTAATCTGATTTTAAAACTTGGCAATGACTTTACAAACTAGGAATAGGAGTATAATATTACGTCGAATTTTTCATAAACATTAATCGCAAATTCTGTTATTGAAATTCTCAGGTCGGCCGCATCATCATGACTGCAGCATCCCAAGTGAACCTGAAACGTGTAACCTTGGAGCTCGGTGGAAAGAGTCCTCTGGTGATCTTCAACGATGCTGACAGTAAATATCAAGCTTTATCTAAAGTTATTAGTGGCTTTTCCTTACAATCTCATGATATTCAAGTTTTTGCAACATTCAAAACGATTATTCTGACATCATCACATCAAGTTTCAACAGTTATTGAATAATGTTATCAATTCATTGAGcgaaaacaattaaataatatcgTTTTCGTTGGCAACAAAAAATCTTCAATAACAAAATTACCAGCCATATTAAATATCGAAGCAAGTGAAATTTATCAAGGTCAAATTAACCATCTTTGGTACAGAATTCAATTAGAATATGTTACTGGTTTTCTGCCTGGTTTGCGActgcgcccgcacagctcgaggtTCCCTGGACATGGGACGGGGCAagtgtgtcgacacaagtagcgtTCCACACAAGGGCCCGTCCCACATTCCAGGGGACCAGCGTCATTCCATCCATGTCATTTAATAGAGTGTATTTTTAGTCGACATGGCTGCGGAAATCGCTCACGACGCTGCGTTCGCCAACGGCGGTCAGTGCTGTGTCGCTGCCACCAGGACTTACGTGCAATCTGAAATTTACGACAAGTTCGTCGCCAAAGCTGCTGAGGTCGCCAAGAAAAGGGCCGTCGGCAACCCCTTCGATGACGTCCACCAGGGACCACAGGTTTGTAAAAAAATAGCCAAACTTAGAACCTCATCCTTTGGGAGTCAATTAAAAAGCTGCGTACTGCGTAGTCCAGATAGTCACCTGATCTCATttcatgttataataattaagatgCAAAATAGTGCTTAAGGATAAaacttgtttaaaaaaaactattgaagAGATAATAATAGACTGCTTATGGCATGTAATAgttattttacattatattttaacattacAGATCGACGACGAAATGTTTGGCAAAGTGATGAACTACATCAAAATCGGAAAAAGCGAAGGAGCTCGTTGCGTAGCCGGTGGTGACAGGAAAGGCAAGAGTGGATACTACATCGAACCCACTGTCTTCGCTGATGTTAAGGACAACATGAAAATCGCGAGGGAAGAAGTGAGTATTACTAATGTAGTTTGAAGCAAAATAATAAACGAAACGCCACCCGCTACAAAATAATCAATATAAAGAAAACAATGCAAAACTTCATAGAAAGATAATAAatgaagaaattaattttaaaccaaATTATGGAACGCTAAAAATAGCACTATTCAAATGCATAAATAAAACTGACAACTGTTATCTTTTAACAATGCTGTTTATGCAACCAAGCCAAGTAGATACCAAGCAGATTAACCAAATTTAGATGACAATTCGTGTTACATGCTATTCACattgaattaaaatttaattgaatcaatatattttaatgacataGCAGAGACCAAAATTAGCTGACACTATCATTTTGACATTGAGACACATAGATGATAGAATCCATTGgaacaattttcatgaattttttatcttttgttttataCTTAGATCTTCGGTCCAGTCCAAAGCATACTCAAGTTCGAGACCTTCGAGGAAGTGCTGGACCGCGCCAACGACTCCAACTACGGCCTTGGAGCTGGTGTCGTCACCAACGACATCAACCTCGCCATGAACTTCGTCAAACACGCCAGAGCTGGCTCTGTATGGTAAGCATTGAGATACAAATGAAACTCAATGAGGATTCTCGGAGTTATAATAAATTGAAGATGCTGAAAAAGCctgtaaaatttataatttgaatGAGGATTTTGTATGGTTTTGGATTCCCGGCAACAGCTTAAAGCAactttatgaaattttgtacctATTTAGGGAGTATTAGCTAGGTCTAATTGCGAAGAAATGGCGCTATTTTAGGTAACAACGCTTTTCTCTTAGCGTTTTTAAAATTGATGATAAGAAACTTGATCATCCTGATTTGTTACAGGGTCAACATGTACGACTACGTGACACCACAAACACCATTCGGCGGCTTCAGAGACTCGGGAATTGGTCGCGAACTGTAAGTACCTTCCATATTTTTTGCTCTTTCCTTTTTCCTTCTCGCACATTACACTATACGTTAGTggttatatgtataacatatacttgatttacattttatatcatgtgctctgaaaatataattagagGCATCAAAGAAAATAGTGAACAATTTAAGTTTTTAGTTAGAAAATAGTGAAAAATAGTGAAATTTATGCtatttaaccttttttttttgttaaggaggggaaatacgttacgtatcccccaccccttcgggggaaggggcgggggtatgtgggactccatctacgaggtttacccactaaaaccccccccatgccctccttccAGCACCATTTCAGTGTAGCGAAATCAATTTTACTGCTATATTAGTAAAGTAACTAGCCACACAAGTACGACGAAAATCATACAgtaatataatctatatatataactcaaaagtgactgactgacatggtgatctatcaacgctcagcccaaaccactggatcgatcgggttgaaatttggcatgcaggtagataatatgacgtaggcatccgctaagaaaggattttgatcaattctacctccaaagggttaaaataggggatgaaagtttgtatataataatacttcttaacgcgagcgaagccgcgggcaaaagctcgtattttaataaatttattattttttcagtggTGAAGATGGAATCCAGCAATACCTAGAGACCAAGACTGTCACGATAAGCCTGCCAAAAGCCCAATCAAAGTGAATGAAGAGCTAACTGCAGTACCCGGACCAATTTTTTACAatgttgataatataataaaacatttaaatatattttacgatCTCTTTTATTTTTCCCAGCACTTAATTTTTATAACTATGAAAAATATTCTACAGAAACagaaataagataaaaataaaaaacaaacccagccgacagatcacagctaacattgaatcgacatgatccgaccaaatgacgttggtctgtcaactgcctaggaatcaatttcctcgaaggTACATACAAAATACATAAAGTCATAGTTATTATGATAATGACCATTTTGGTATGTTTTGGTTGGTAATAGCCTTAATACAGCTTTTTGAATGTTGATGATTATTTGATTTATCAAATACTGAGCTGCCCTACTGATGTTGATCACGTAGAACGAAGATAGCAATATCTAAAGTAAACAAGTAGTTCTATAAAGTAGCAATCACTATACAGTAAAGTGCATCTGTATTCTTCACCTTGTATTTTCATTACTATACATTATGTAACGTTATGATAGGTTATGataatatgcaaataaaataGGATAAACAAACCCATAATACTTCTTGATGAATATTTCTTTCCAATGAAAACTTTATCGATTTTAAGCTTGAGAATAGGTAAAAAGGAAAACTCTATGCCCTAGTCCACTTTAATGTTTCTTACAAAGTTACTTTAGCTTGAGTAGCAACTATTTAGTTAGTAACATTATGTTAGCTAAATGCTAAAGTATTTTTTCCTAACAATTTGAACTCACGCAATATTAttcaaatcaaaaataattcCAGGTGAGACCAAcgtatttttttacgtccgtgggtGAGACCAACTGGCTTAAAAAGTCTATCGGCCTACCACAAAAATGGAAGAAACATTATGATTATAATTTGCTCTAAAGATTTTTACAGGCATTAAAGAAAAATTGCTAGCTTGATCTATTGTCTGTAGCCTTGGtaattttactaataataattaatcttgtCATTCATCGTTCTTTTGATGAAAGCGACTTATGTATTAGGAACTATTCCTTAAATCTTATagctttaaacgagcaattcttgtatacagggtgtaacaaaaacaagtgataatactttagggtgtgtatgtgtaccttatagagagttcactgtgaaagtagcagcgctgaaagaccaaaaatttttttcacttttgtatgggcaagcgcccgaacgtcacgagtttccccatacaaaagtgaaaaaaaaatttggtctttcagcgctgctattttcacagtgaactctctataaggaacacatacacacccttaagtattatcacttatttttgttacatcctgtaagtatatatatagttggaatctcggaatcggctccaacgattttcatgaaatttagtatatagcgggtttcggggacgataaatcgatctagctaggaatcatttttagaaaatgtcattttattcgtgtttcatcgaataccgagcaaagctcggtcaaatgaTCGGTCGGTCGGTATTACTAACGTTGTTTACAACATAAACACGTGCTCGCATTATGGGAGAAAGTGTTTTGCATGATATTGTTATTATCAGCTATCTACTTTACTAGTTATTATAGCAATACCTACTGTATTTTCTTCTTAGGTAAGTACAACCTAATATAAAGTAAtctaatattaggtatataataaCCCTcccggcagtcgggtaaaaacaaGTCGGGCTTTTCTTTCTGACGCTACAACTCCACTCCCCAccctaatggctggtttacacgtattaagtagataaatagtaactgttggcgactggctggacagaccattctgtttttaaatattgtattttttacttttctatgtcacattttttccttttgacgtttttactgtttttgtgatttagtctatcttggaacattacagttgtcgcttcacttggtGTTATCATTTGGTAGTTACAGTTTTCCTCATCTTCGTATCATACAGTCCATCTCTCCCGTCGTTATCATTTGGTCCTTCTTCGCTGTAATTTAGAACCATTATTTTGTCTTCATCGTAGTTTTAAAATCGTCTTAGTTCTAGTTCATTGTCGCCTTAGCGTAGTACTATCATTAATGCGTTGTAGTATCACCTTATTTCACTTTATTCGTAGTATCCTTCTCTTCACCGTAGCTTATTTTCGTCATTTACTTCACTTTACATTTTAATCTTTCGTTTGCGCATTTTTTTAGAACTTCATCATGTTGACGCGTTCTAAGAGTTCTAGAAAATCCATCGCAGAAGCGGCAACTGCCGAAGCCGAGCAAACCCAGTGCAGTGATCGTTCGCTTCACGACGTTCGCCTGGTTTCGAACACTGGTTCCGAGATTGACCCGGCATCGTTGGCTGGGAGAGTCTTACAGCCCACAGACACAGCGCCTTCCGGCGCGTCGCCAGGGCCCGAGGCAGACGACCATCCCAGCCGGCGCCGAACAGGGGAGGCTTTCTTTCAAAGCACTAACGCGAGTTCTTGCAGTGGTCGAACCGGAAACGAGCGCACGCAGTCTTCGCGCTCTTCAGCAGCCGTAAGGGCAGAAAGGTTGGCCCTGGAGGCGGAGTGCACGCGGCAGCAACTGAAGTGGCAGCGCGAGCTCTCACAACGCGACGCCGAGCGCGAGCGCGAACTCGCGCGCCTAGGGGCCGAACGCGAGCGCGAACTCGCGCGCCTGGAGGCCGAGGTCGAGCAAGCGGAGCTTCGTGCGAAGCTTGCCGCATCGGAGCTAAAAGATAAGTCTCGTTGTAGTTCTTACTCTAGTTTACGACGTACCGCGTCATGGGTACGCGGGCAAAACATGGCAATTGCAGGTGACAGGCCAGGTAGAACCCCAGCTGTGACTTTGGGAAACACCCAAGGTCCACCCGTACAGCTGGCGGATCTGACCTTCGAGGCCTTGTCACCACGTGCTACCGCCAACCCTTGCCCACCCACACAAATGACGGGTACTAACGGAGGACTACCGAGAGCTGATTCATCGTCTGAACCGATCGCTCGACTCGCCCAAGCCATCAATGCTCTCGCCGACCGCCCTAAAAGACCCGAACTGGTCCCCTTTGCTGGTGAATTAAGCCAATGGCTTGCCTTTAAATCCAGTTACGATAGAAGTAACGCAAATTTTTCCGCAGCGGAAAACATTTCGCGGCTGCAAAACGCGATTCGCGGACCCGCCTACCACTCCGTGGCGTCCTTGCTGTGGACGTCTCTTGACCCTCAGGAGATTATCGACGCCCTGCAGCAGACATACGCCCGGCCGGAAATTCTGGTGGCCCGAGAAATCTCGGACATACGAGGCAGTCCTAAGATAAGTACCCCTGAACATTTAAATGCACTTGCGAACAAACTGCGAAACTTAATTAGtacaatcaaaattttaaatcaaaatgacTACTTGTACTCGCCCGAGCTTTTCcgctctattctattaaaactAAACGAGCATACGAGGTCTCGATTTACCGACTTTGCCGCCGCTTGTATGCCTTCGTctcaaaatatgacaaaattagAGACGTTGTCAAAATTTCTTTTAGCGGAGGCGGACAAACAACTTAAGTATAACTTTGTATCCGATATTGTTAACGTGACGCCCAGGCCGCCTGTTTATACTATGCACAAAACCTTTCCCAAACGAGTTGAGTCGGTACACGCAACAACGTCCGGCAACTCCGTACCCACTTGTAGTTTTTGCAAGAAAGGACAACACCTCATAAGAGCGTGTCAACCATTCCTTTCTCTATCGGTAAGCGACAGGTGGCAGTGGGTAAAAGACTCAAAAGCGTGTTATCGATGTCTTAAAACTTACCCACACTCGTGGAATAACTGCCGCGGAACTAAACGCTGCGGGGTCGACGGATGTCTCAGACGACACCACGCACTACTTCATGGCCAAACTGACATTACATTACGCGCACCGGCCGACGTGCAGGTAACCAATACCAGTACCGACGTTCAAAGTGCCGTCACAAGCGCCACCATACGTAACAGTAGCGAAACAGAAGCACCGCTACAGATATCTAATACTGACCTCCCACAATTTCCAGAAACTCCGCAGCCCGTCAACTTCCCGCGCGGCCTTCTTAAAATCATTGCGGTCACTATTGAGGGCCCCGACGGCGAGTATGAGACGACGGCACTACTGGACGAGGGCAGTACCGCGACGCTCATCGACAGCGAAGTAGCGACTCGTATCGGTGCTGTTCCCATCCGACAGGAGCGGGTCAGGTTAGAGGGGGTTGGCGATATGTCGAAGGTCGTGGACGTAAGTTATGTCAACTTCTACATCCGTGGTCGCAATAAAACCGAACGACACCTTGTCGAAAACGCAAGGGCCATTAAACCCCTTAATTTACGGGTGCGTAACGATAAAGTGAGCGTGGTAAATTACGACCACTTGGCGGCTTTGTCCACCGACCTGACGACAAGCAGCGACCCCCCTTCCATACTTATCGGTGCCCCTGACTGGCATTTGACAGTCAGCCGTGAGGTGCGTTGTGGACGGAAAAATGAACCTGTCGCCTCGAGAACCCTCTTAGGGTGGGTACTCCACGGTGCCTCGTCTAACTCTTCCAAGCCAATGCAATTCGTGAACCAGCTCAACGTTCACCAGCACTGTGACGAGTTGGACGCCTTGATTAAAAGTCAATACGATATTGACTCTTTAGGCATTACAAAAAGCCTACCTCGCCAGAGCGTCGACGATGCACGCGCCGTCAGTATCATTGACGAGTCGGCTCGACGACTGGCGGATGGCAGGTTTGAAGTTGCTTTACCCTGGAAGGAGCACTTACCAAACGTTGTACCCGATAGTTACCCACAAGCGTTGTCCCGCCTTAAGGCTCTTGAAAGGCAAATGTCAAAGGACCCAAAGTTTGAAGTAgcgtttagaaaatttattaCGGATATTCTATCTAAAGGATATGCCGAGGAATGCGAACCTAGTACCTACCACGGAAGCGACCAGCATCGTAGTCGCGTCCGctggtacctacctatatttggTGTCTTCCATCCGCAGAAAAAGAAGTTGAGAGCCGTTCACGATGCTGCCGCTACGACACGAGGTGTCAGTTTGAACAGCATGTTGTTACAGGGCCCGGACCTCCTGCGATCTTTGATAGATATACTATTCAGGTTTAGAGAAGGGCCCGTAGCTTTAAATGCGGATATAAAGGAGATGTTTCCCCAGATTAAAATAAGTCCTAAAGATAGGGACGCTCAGCGCTTTCTTTGGCGGTCAAACGGAGTGGTACGCGAGTATCGTATGTCGTCGATGATCTTTGGCGCCGTTTGTAGCCCTTTTATAGCGCTCCACCTTAAAGATAAAAACGCTAAAGAATTTCAATCGACTCACCCAGAAGCCTGCAGCGCCATCTTAAACGATCACTACATGGACGACTACCTATCTAGCCATTTTAACATCGCTGACGCAGCACGAATAGCTTCGGAGGTAGTCATGGTTCACAAAAATTGCCAATTCGAAATGCGATCCTGGATCTCCAACGTGTCAGACGCATTATCTAAAATTCCAAAAGAACTCCGAAGCGATTGTGATGACGTCTACTTACCCTCTAACAAGGAAGTAGGCGTTCTTGGCGTCAAATGGAATCCCGCCCGAGACACTCTCACCTTTCGGGCGACCACTGAAACGACTGACGAAGCCGTTACCAAACGAATTGTTCTCTCAAATGTGATGAAGCTGTACGACCCTTTAGGTCTTCTCATGCCCATCACAATTTGGGGACGCATtcttatacaaaaattatggcGCGAAGGCGTCGGTTGGGATACGCTACTGCCAAGTAAGTACGTAGAAGAATATAAAGCATGGTGTAAACTCCTAAGGGAAGCCTCCTCTATAGAGGTGCCACGATGCTACCTTCTCAACCTGGAGCGGAGTGACATTCAACTTCATGTCATTTCGGACGGTGGAGAACAAGCATACGCCTGTGTCGCCTTCTGGCGCGTGATGTACACAGATGGCACCGTGTCTGTAGCCCTAATCGGTAGTAAAGCGCGAGTGGCGCCACTGAAGCCGTTATCGATACCCCGATTAGAGCTACAAGCAGCGCTAATTGCATCACGTTTCTCGCAAACAATTAAAAGTGCCCACCGTCTAAAACCGTCGCGGACAATATTTTGGACGGATTCCACTACAGTTTTGAAGTGGATTAGGAGCGACGCGCGTAATTTTAAGCCCTTCGTAGCGCATAGGTTGGGAGAGATAGCGGAACTCTCCAACCCGTCTGATTGGAGATGGCTCCCTACCTCTCTCAACGTGGCTGACAATGCCACGAAGCCTAAAGTTTTGAAACTCGAGGCTAACCATAGATGGTTTTCTGGCCCGCCTTTCCTTTTGCAGACTGAGGACTTTTGGCCAAAGGAAACGCAAGCCAATACCGCGAACCTTTCAGATTCCGAATTAAAGCCAGAAATCGTTGGTCTTCTTACCGAAgaacctttttcaaaattcccaGTGCCCGATCCGAGACGTTTTAGTAGTTGGCTGCGCCTTCTGCGATCCACTGCACGCGTTTATCAATTTGCTAGATTGTTTATGTCCAAAATAACTCGTTCGGCTGATCTTAATTCTTCAATTTTCATGTCCATAGGTCCAGGGAGCACCACGTCCCTTCAACTTCTAGAGTCCGACCTCGCCTGGGCGGAGAAGACATTATTGAGACACTCGCAATGGGATTGCTTCGCCGAAGAAATCACACACCTGCGGGCCTCGCAGCCCCTCCCCAAAGCCAGCCGAATAGCGTTTCTCTGTGCGTTCCTGGACAAAGATAACCTCCTGCGGGCGGACACCCGCATCAAATTGGCATTAACGGCTACCGAAGACGTAAAAGCCCCAATAATATTGGACGGTCGGAGCCACATCGTGCGATTATTAATAATGGAACTCCACGTAAAGATGGGACACGGGTTTGACGAAACTGTTCTCAACGAGCTTCGACAAAGATACCGAATTATTAACGCTAGAAAAACCATTAAAAGCGTCTCGAGCTCTTGCGCTGGGTGTCGAAGATTTAAGGGTCGCCCGGTCCTACCACCAACTGGAGACCTGCCCCTGGAGAGGCTGAACCACCACACAAGACCATTCACGTTCACTGGCCTAGACTATTTTGGTCCGTTCGCCGTAGCTGTGGGCCGTCGTCAAGAAAAAAGGTACGTCGCCCTTTTCACATGCCTAGTTACGAGGGCTATACACCTGGAAGTGGTTACAACGTTATCTGCCGACGCCGCAATAACGAGCCTAAGGCGGTTCATCGCTCGAAGAGGATCGCCCAAGCAAATCCTCTCTGACAACGGAACGAATTTTGTCGGTGCAAGCAAAGAAATGAGAAAACTCCACGGTGGCCCCGTTATTGACTTCGCTACGAATGGAAGAATACGATGGCGCTTCATCCCCCCGGCCGCGCCTTTTATGGGGGGGGCCTGGGAACGGTTAGTGCGCACCGTGAAGAACGCGCTCAAGACAACTCTCAAAAACAGGTCCCTCCCCAAAGAGGACACATTCAGAACATTGCTCTTAGAGGCTGAGGCAATCGTCAACTCCCGGCCACTGACGTACGTCCCCACGGCGACCGACGCTCCAGAAGCGATAACACCATTCCACTTTCTAATAGGCACGTCATCGGTGGTTCCTTGGACTAACGACCTGACAGATGGGGAGTTTTCACAACGCCAGGAGTGGCGGAAGGCACTTCGGCTGGCGGACCACTTCTGGGCTCGATGGCTGCGGGAGTACCTGCCAACGCTGAGAGAGAAACTGAAGGAGTCCCAACCATATCAAGACATAAAGGAGGGGGACGTGGTGCTGATCGTGGACCCTACCCTTCCGCGCGGCTTGTGGCCGCTAGCTAGGGTCTTGAGGACGTACCCCGGTCAGGACGGTCGAGTCCGCGTAGCGGACCTCCTCACAAAGGGAGGTACGCTGCGCCGACCGGCTAGAAAATTAATTGTACTGGAGGCCCAGCCAGTTGCCACCGAGTTTTAGTGTCCCACTGGGGGGGGGTATGTTGGCGACTGGCTGGACAGACcattctgtttttaaatattgtattttttacttttctatgtcacattttttccttttgacgtttttactgtttttgtgatttagtctatcttggaacattacagttgtcgcttcacttggtgttatcatttggtagttacagttttcctcatcttcgtatcatacagtccatctctcccgtcgttatcagtaactaaattctaattattgtcatctagtttagtacctacttactaaattttaacttgctacttgctactaaattttgtgtttacatgcaattaataacttaaaattaagttacttacttagttaactacttatcaacttaacacGTGTAAGCCAGCCATAAGTGATacctattattttaattaactatTAATACTTATATCGTGcttttaaaatagatttttatgcCTTTAAAGACATTTTTTAGGTTTTGGCGCACCACTAATTCCCACCACTGTAAGGAAATCAATCAGAACATAATAAGGAGTGGAAAGAATTCAGCTTTTAAAGCCAGTTATGTGAAAACTTCCTCTACGTCAGGGCCTTTTCCTTAGAACCTTAGAACACCCCTTAGGGGGGCGAGCCGCGCATTTGCCCAGAGCCGCaaaaaaatgaggggcggcatAATTGATTACTCCTATCTTCCAACGCAACCATTAGCCATCTGACCAAactttgagaattttaccttgCAACTTACTTCAGGTGAGTAGAAATATTTGAGTagtttacattatatttcccCCATCATCCCTCAACCTTaaactaacataataatatggctTTCTgcatgtaaagggcggcgaaaattaTCTTTGCCCAAAGCGGCTAAATAGCTAGACCGGGCCCTGCCCTACGTAAGGCATTGTAAGTTTGTAACTCACCAACAATTTTGTACTGCTTCTCGGTTAGATGCTTAGACATCATACCGCAGACGTGGGCGCCCAGGGAATGGCCCACGCAAGTTATACCCTTGGCCTTAGCTCCGTACTGGGTCAGGTACGAATAGAGTTGGGCAGTGCACTGGGCTGCTAGTCTGGAAAAAAGGTAGTCTTGTAGATAGTTAGA
This genomic window from Aricia agestis chromosome 2, ilAriAges1.1, whole genome shotgun sequence contains:
- the LOC121739975 gene encoding aldehyde dehydrogenase X, mitochondrial-like isoform X1, which translates into the protein MAKVDIKYTKLFINNEWVDSVSKKTFPTINPHDESVITQVAEGDKADVDLAVNAAVKAFHRYSEWRTMDASQRGRLLNKLADLMERDSKYLGQLETLDCGKPVKTATGEALWSAQVVRYFAGKADKIHGNTIPADGPVISMTMKEPVGVCGQIIPWNYPIPMFVWKIAPALAAGCTIIVKPAEQTPLTALAMAALVKEAGFPPGVVNVVPGYGPTAGAALTSHPKVDKVAFTGSTEVGRIIMTAASQVNLKRVTLELGGKSPLVIFNDADIDMAAEIAHDAAFANGGQCCVAATRTYVQSEIYDKFVAKAAEVAKKRAVGNPFDDVHQGPQIDDEMFGKVMNYIKIGKSEGARCVAGGDRKGKSGYYIEPTVFADVKDNMKIAREEIFGPVQSILKFETFEEVLDRANDSNYGLGAGVVTNDINLAMNFVKHARAGSVWVNMYDYVTPQTPFGGFRDSGIGRELGEDGIQQYLETKTVTISLPKAQSK